In the genome of Carnobacterium viridans, one region contains:
- a CDS encoding FUSC family protein, which translates to MEIGNYRLGMRTLKTGLAVAACILLFHVLDREPPMIAALAAVFGLREDWQTSLRFGKTRIFGNSIGAIFAACLVLLQQFIGWHFFIELIGVPLGVILIIVFCDRINYNAGIVGASAAFLIIYFSIPTDETVLYALARVLDTFIGTFIAILVNRLIPGGPKPTDKLQA; encoded by the coding sequence ATGGAAATTGGCAATTATCGATTAGGTATGCGTACACTGAAAACAGGTTTAGCTGTTGCAGCATGTATTCTTTTGTTTCATGTACTTGATAGAGAACCACCAATGATTGCTGCATTGGCAGCTGTTTTTGGTTTACGAGAAGATTGGCAAACTAGTTTAAGGTTTGGAAAAACAAGAATATTTGGGAATTCTATTGGAGCTATCTTTGCCGCATGTTTGGTTTTGCTGCAGCAATTCATTGGATGGCATTTTTTTATTGAATTAATTGGTGTCCCGCTTGGGGTTATTTTAATTATTGTATTTTGCGATCGAATCAACTACAATGCTGGAATCGTAGGAGCAAGTGCTGCATTTCTGATCATCTACTTTAGTATACCAACTGATGAAACTGTTTTGTATGCTTTAGCAAGAGTCTTGGACACTTTTATTGGAACTTTTATTGCTATTTTAGTTAACCGTCTCATTCCTGGCGGTCCAAAACCAACTGATAAATTGCAAGCTTGA
- a CDS encoding amino acid permease has translation MNYLRKKPLETTQRPSNLKRELKTMDLILLGLGAIVGTGIFVITGTAAALTAGPALILSFIIAAFSCTLSALCYAEFASRIPVSGGAYSYAYTVFGELIGWLIGWLMICEYLLANASVASGWSGYMNGFLDGLGLGLPVALRSSYNAETGAYVDLIAVLITFVVTYVVIQGAKKALRLNNVMVFIKFGLIALFIGVGVFYVKPENWTPFAPFGLNGIVSGAAVVFFAFLGFDAVSTAAEETKNPRKDVPRGIIGSLGIATILYIIVTLVLTGIVPYAQLDIKDPVAFAIRFIGQDFIAGIISVGAILTLLTVLISMTYGLGRLIYAIGRDGLLPKKLSQVDPKTKSPKFATQVVGLLSAILAGVVPLNKLAELTNIVTLLIFVIIAIGIIKLRKDFGEPKEGEFKVPFVPIFPIVSVIVCVYLMVQLSLSVWIAFLIWLAMGVVIYFIYGYKHSELNQK, from the coding sequence ATGAATTACCTTAGAAAGAAGCCGTTAGAAACAACGCAGAGGCCATCTAATTTAAAAAGAGAATTAAAAACTATGGATTTAATCTTACTAGGTTTAGGAGCAATTGTTGGGACTGGTATTTTTGTGATTACTGGAACAGCAGCTGCACTAACCGCTGGACCGGCATTGATTTTATCTTTTATTATTGCGGCTTTTTCATGTACTTTATCCGCTTTATGTTATGCAGAATTTGCTTCTCGTATTCCCGTTTCGGGAGGAGCTTATTCATATGCTTATACTGTTTTTGGTGAATTGATTGGCTGGTTGATTGGTTGGTTGATGATTTGCGAATATCTATTGGCAAATGCTTCCGTAGCTTCAGGTTGGTCAGGATATATGAACGGATTTTTAGATGGACTTGGTCTTGGATTACCCGTTGCATTACGTTCTTCTTATAATGCGGAGACCGGAGCTTACGTGGATTTAATTGCAGTATTGATTACATTTGTTGTAACGTATGTTGTAATCCAAGGTGCTAAGAAAGCATTACGATTAAATAATGTTATGGTATTTATAAAATTTGGTTTAATTGCTTTATTTATTGGAGTAGGTGTTTTTTACGTTAAGCCAGAAAATTGGACGCCATTTGCTCCCTTTGGATTAAATGGCATCGTTTCAGGAGCGGCTGTCGTTTTCTTTGCTTTCTTAGGGTTTGACGCAGTAAGTACTGCTGCGGAAGAAACAAAAAATCCGCGTAAAGATGTTCCAAGAGGAATTATCGGTTCACTTGGGATTGCAACGATATTGTATATCATAGTAACACTTGTATTGACTGGAATTGTCCCTTACGCACAATTAGATATCAAAGACCCAGTAGCATTTGCTATACGGTTTATCGGACAAGACTTTATTGCCGGTATCATCTCTGTAGGAGCAATCTTAACCTTGTTAACGGTACTCATTTCGATGACTTATGGATTAGGACGTTTAATTTATGCTATTGGAAGAGACGGTTTACTGCCAAAGAAATTGAGTCAAGTTGATCCAAAGACAAAAAGTCCTAAATTTGCAACTCAAGTAGTTGGTTTGCTGTCAGCTATATTAGCTGGGGTAGTTCCACTAAATAAATTAGCAGAACTAACAAATATCGTAACCTTACTGATTTTTGTGATTATTGCGATAGGAATTATTAAATTACGCAAAGACTTTGGAGAACCAAAAGAAGGCGAATTTAAAGTACCTTTTGTACCCATTTTTCCGATTGTTTCTGTAATCGTGTGTGTGTACTTGATGGTTCAATTATCATTATCTGTTTGGATCGCGTTCCTTATTTGGTTAGCTATGGGAGTAGTTATCTACTTTATTTATGGTTACAAACACAGCGAACTCAATCAAAAGTAA
- a CDS encoding GRP family sugar transporter yields MEILIALIPAIAWGSIGLVSNKLGGNSYQQTVGMSAGAVLFAIGVYFVYQPTIDMKIILVGLLSGALWSLGQMQQFQSMKFIGVSNTLPISTGLQLIVNTLAGVLLFKEWTSTRDIILGIIAIIVLIFGVTFTTVSDTKETKDDSKGQKKSGARALLFSTLGYGLYTITINAAGVDAMAVILPQAVGMLVGSLLFSMKQEIKSQYTLRNILTGLLWALGNVFMLISMEKIGLAISFSLSQTGIIISTLGSIWFLGETKTKREFRYILLGCILVIVGGVLLGYVKS; encoded by the coding sequence ATGGAAATTTTAATTGCACTAATACCTGCCATAGCTTGGGGCAGCATTGGGTTAGTGAGCAATAAATTAGGTGGAAACTCATATCAACAGACAGTAGGAATGTCAGCTGGAGCCGTTCTTTTTGCAATAGGTGTTTACTTTGTTTATCAACCAACAATTGATATGAAAATTATTTTAGTAGGATTATTGTCAGGAGCTTTATGGTCATTAGGACAAATGCAACAGTTCCAAAGTATGAAGTTTATTGGAGTATCCAATACTTTGCCTATTTCAACAGGATTGCAATTGATTGTCAATACACTTGCGGGAGTACTATTGTTTAAAGAATGGACAAGTACTAGAGATATTATTCTGGGAATTATTGCTATTATTGTTTTGATTTTTGGTGTAACATTTACCACTGTTTCAGATACAAAAGAAACAAAAGATGATTCTAAAGGACAAAAAAAATCTGGAGCAAGAGCATTACTTTTTTCTACACTTGGATATGGATTATATACAATAACCATTAATGCTGCAGGCGTCGATGCAATGGCTGTTATTTTACCACAAGCTGTAGGTATGCTAGTTGGTTCATTATTGTTCTCAATGAAGCAAGAGATAAAGAGCCAGTACACATTACGTAATATTTTGACAGGTTTGTTATGGGCGTTAGGAAATGTCTTTATGTTGATCTCAATGGAAAAAATTGGTTTGGCTATTAGTTTCTCACTTTCACAAACAGGGATTATCATTTCAACGTTAGGAAGTATTTGGTTCTTAGGAGAAACGAAAACAAAAAGAGAATTCCGCTATATCTTACTTGGCTGTATTTTAGTTATTGTTGGTGGTGTTTTATTAGGTTACGTTAAATCCTAA
- a CDS encoding branched-chain amino acid ABC transporter permease: protein MEAFLQQLINGLSLGSIYALIALGYTMVYGIIKLINFAHGDIYMVGAFVGYTAINSFNLSFLPALIVSMVFCAVLGVLIERIAYKPLRNATRVAALITAIGMSYLLQNGMIYLVGSETRAFPQVIENKVYAFAGLQVSQTQIMIFSTTIILMLALQLIVQKTKMGKAMRAVSTDADAARLMGINVDNVISFTFALGSSLAGAAGVLVGLYYNSIEPMMGYAPGLKAFIAAVLGGIGIIPGAMFGGFTIGIIETLVSGYGGSMIKDAVVYLILIIILIFKPSGLLGKNVKEKV from the coding sequence ATGGAAGCATTTTTACAACAACTGATTAACGGACTTTCTTTAGGAAGTATTTACGCCTTGATTGCATTAGGGTATACCATGGTTTATGGCATTATTAAATTAATTAACTTTGCTCATGGAGATATTTATATGGTTGGAGCATTTGTTGGCTATACAGCAATCAACTCGTTTAATCTCAGTTTTCTACCAGCCTTGATCGTATCCATGGTTTTTTGTGCGGTACTAGGCGTTTTAATTGAACGAATTGCCTATAAACCGTTGCGCAACGCTACTCGTGTTGCTGCTTTGATTACCGCCATTGGGATGTCTTATTTATTGCAAAACGGCATGATTTACTTGGTAGGTTCAGAGACAAGAGCTTTTCCGCAAGTCATTGAAAATAAAGTCTATGCATTTGCTGGGCTACAAGTTAGTCAGACACAAATCATGATTTTTTCCACAACGATTATTTTGATGCTAGCACTGCAGCTCATTGTTCAAAAAACAAAAATGGGAAAAGCAATGCGTGCTGTCAGTACAGATGCAGATGCCGCTCGTTTAATGGGAATCAATGTTGATAATGTTATTTCGTTTACTTTTGCACTAGGATCATCATTAGCCGGAGCAGCCGGCGTTTTAGTAGGGTTGTATTACAATTCAATTGAACCGATGATGGGCTATGCACCAGGATTAAAAGCCTTTATTGCTGCGGTATTAGGAGGAATTGGAATCATACCAGGAGCCATGTTCGGCGGTTTTACAATTGGAATCATCGAAACATTGGTTAGCGGATACGGCGGATCGATGATCAAAGATGCGGTAGTCTACTTGATTTTAATTATTATTCTTATTTTCAAGCCATCAGGATTACTTGGCAAAAATGTAAAAGAGAAAGTGTAG
- a CDS encoding ABC transporter permease codes for MKKKALWKDIFKEMGKSKTRFLSIFAIITLGVAFFAGIKATGPDMIDTADHYYKEANLMDTKVLSTYGLNEDDKALLESIDGADVTMSYSQDVILKDSSLVTKVMSYSLAEKASQNNYMIASGRLPEKTGEVALDNNSKMTGAYTIGDTVTLSSESEDTNLEDTFATTTFEVVGFVDTPQYIENSSRGQSTVGKGTVDGFAVIPEEDFTSEFYTEAYVSFEQNDSLISYSPEYEDNVEKQIEQIEELVEKRPEERLAEIRSEAQIEIDEGQAEIDDAKQQLDDGQKQLEDAKATLDQGQADYNEGLATLETQTADAQATIDQKRQELETGKAELATKEADLQAAQTQLIDARNNFEAQKITAEQSLANGETFIDNARAVLSVPMESVPVETQTSITQAATAVDPSLGEAFTGYFAGVVPSSTVSAAVDGVATTFEENRAQLNAAEAELVANEQSVTQGLADIEAAKTTLANGEAQLADAQEQLNQEKANGEAKLATALEKLETGQADYETALAEFEKESADAEKEISDGEAELAGAKKELEKLEMPEYYVLDRSTNPGYSEFSDNADRISAIAQVFPVFFFLIAALVCLTTMTRMVEEERLQIGTLKALGYSNLDISKKFLVYASVASILGTIIGLAIGYQLFPNVIFNAYGSMYNLPPIRITYYISYGVISFAVALLCTVMSAYLAVRVALQSTPSMLMRPKAPKVGKRILLERMPFIWSKLGFIQKVTARNLFRYKQRMLMTVLGVAGCTALILTGFGISDSISDVAGLQYGKIMKYDAIVALNTDASDAEKAEYDEELAKQSAVQESLKVSQESYTVDVEGVNTQTVTVFVPETTENFEDYVLLNDRSSGQTYSLPEEGTIISEKLADLIDVEKGDTVTLTDSDNNEVEVVINEIVENYTGHYVYMNKDYFETTFGKSPEYTTELLNYGEGKINEETLGSSLTEQPSVLSVNFVSDVSKSFEETMGSLGIVTLVLIISAGLLAFVVLYNLTNINVSERERELSTIKVLGFFDKEVTMYIYRENIILTLMGIVVGSFLGVLLHSFVLDTAEVDLLMFSPTIQPLSYLYSGIITLIFSGIVMIAMHYKLKNVDMIEALKSVD; via the coding sequence TTGAAGAAGAAAGCACTGTGGAAAGATATATTTAAAGAGATGGGAAAATCGAAAACACGATTTTTATCTATCTTTGCTATTATTACACTAGGAGTAGCCTTTTTTGCCGGCATTAAAGCAACCGGTCCGGATATGATTGATACTGCGGATCATTACTATAAAGAGGCAAATCTAATGGATACCAAAGTGTTATCCACATACGGACTTAACGAGGATGACAAAGCACTATTGGAGAGTATTGATGGTGCAGATGTAACCATGAGCTACAGTCAAGATGTCATCTTAAAGGACAGCAGTTTGGTTACTAAAGTCATGTCATACTCTTTAGCTGAAAAAGCTAGCCAAAATAACTATATGATAGCTTCAGGTCGTTTGCCAGAAAAAACTGGTGAAGTTGCGTTAGATAATAACAGCAAGATGACGGGTGCTTACACTATTGGTGATACAGTTACTCTTTCATCAGAAAGTGAAGACACTAACTTAGAAGATACTTTTGCAACGACAACTTTTGAAGTGGTTGGTTTTGTGGATACCCCACAATACATTGAAAATTCTTCAAGAGGACAAAGCACGGTTGGTAAAGGAACAGTAGATGGATTTGCTGTTATTCCTGAAGAAGATTTTACATCAGAATTTTATACTGAAGCGTATGTATCCTTTGAACAAAATGATTCTCTTATTTCTTATTCACCAGAGTATGAGGATAATGTTGAAAAACAAATAGAGCAAATTGAAGAATTGGTCGAAAAAAGACCAGAAGAACGATTAGCTGAAATTCGTTCAGAAGCCCAAATTGAAATCGATGAGGGCCAAGCTGAAATTGATGATGCAAAACAACAATTAGATGATGGTCAAAAACAGTTAGAAGATGCCAAAGCTACATTGGATCAAGGTCAAGCAGATTACAACGAAGGGTTAGCCACTTTAGAAACTCAGACTGCTGATGCTCAAGCTACTATTGATCAAAAGCGTCAAGAATTAGAAACTGGAAAAGCAGAACTAGCTACAAAAGAAGCTGATTTGCAAGCAGCACAAACCCAGCTCATTGACGCTCGAAATAACTTTGAAGCCCAAAAAATAACTGCAGAGCAATCTCTAGCCAATGGCGAAACATTCATTGACAATGCCAGAGCTGTTTTGTCTGTTCCAATGGAAAGTGTGCCAGTAGAAACTCAAACGAGCATCACTCAAGCAGCCACTGCTGTTGATCCTTCACTTGGAGAAGCCTTTACCGGTTATTTTGCTGGTGTTGTTCCAAGTAGCACGGTTTCAGCTGCAGTAGATGGAGTAGCTACAACTTTTGAAGAAAATAGAGCACAATTAAATGCAGCAGAAGCAGAATTGGTAGCCAATGAACAAAGCGTAACTCAAGGTTTAGCTGATATCGAAGCTGCAAAAACAACGCTTGCTAATGGAGAAGCTCAGCTAGCAGATGCTCAAGAACAGTTAAATCAAGAAAAAGCGAACGGTGAGGCTAAATTAGCTACAGCTCTTGAAAAATTAGAGACTGGGCAAGCTGATTATGAAACAGCATTAGCTGAATTTGAAAAAGAGTCAGCAGATGCTGAAAAAGAAATTTCAGATGGCGAAGCAGAGCTGGCAGGTGCTAAAAAAGAATTGGAAAAATTAGAGATGCCAGAATATTATGTACTGGATCGTTCAACAAATCCAGGATATAGCGAGTTTAGCGATAATGCAGACCGCATCTCAGCAATTGCACAAGTTTTTCCGGTCTTCTTTTTCCTAATCGCTGCACTAGTTTGTTTAACTACTATGACTCGTATGGTAGAAGAAGAGCGATTACAAATTGGAACTTTAAAAGCACTAGGGTATTCAAATTTGGATATTTCTAAGAAATTTTTAGTTTATGCCTCAGTGGCTAGTATTTTGGGAACCATTATTGGTTTAGCTATTGGGTATCAATTATTTCCAAATGTCATCTTTAATGCCTATGGATCAATGTACAATTTGCCACCTATTAGAATAACGTATTACATCAGTTATGGCGTAATTTCCTTTGCAGTGGCGTTACTCTGTACAGTGATGTCCGCGTATCTTGCAGTAAGAGTGGCTTTACAGAGTACGCCATCTATGCTTATGCGTCCTAAAGCACCTAAAGTTGGGAAACGAATTCTGTTAGAACGCATGCCATTCATTTGGTCCAAACTTGGTTTTATCCAAAAAGTAACTGCCAGGAATCTTTTCCGATACAAACAACGTATGTTAATGACGGTTCTTGGAGTCGCAGGATGTACGGCTTTGATTTTAACTGGATTTGGTATATCGGATTCAATTTCAGATGTAGCTGGTCTTCAATACGGCAAAATCATGAAATATGATGCAATTGTTGCCTTAAATACGGATGCGAGTGATGCTGAAAAAGCTGAATATGATGAAGAATTAGCAAAACAATCTGCTGTTCAAGAATCTTTAAAAGTTAGCCAAGAAAGTTACACAGTAGATGTGGAAGGGGTCAATACACAAACCGTAACGGTATTTGTGCCTGAAACGACTGAAAACTTTGAAGACTATGTGCTTTTAAATGACCGTTCTTCTGGTCAAACGTATTCCTTGCCTGAAGAAGGTACTATTATCAGTGAAAAACTAGCTGATTTAATAGACGTCGAAAAAGGAGACACCGTGACTTTAACTGATTCAGATAATAATGAAGTAGAAGTCGTTATAAACGAAATTGTTGAAAACTACACTGGTCATTATGTATATATGAATAAAGATTATTTTGAAACGACCTTTGGAAAATCACCAGAGTATACAACCGAACTATTGAATTACGGTGAAGGAAAAATTAATGAAGAAACTTTAGGTTCTTCTCTAACTGAGCAACCAAGCGTACTATCGGTTAATTTTGTTTCTGATGTCAGCAAATCATTTGAAGAAACAATGGGTAGTTTAGGAATCGTTACACTTGTATTAATCATTTCAGCTGGTTTATTGGCTTTTGTAGTATTGTACAACTTAACCAATATCAATGTTTCAGAACGCGAGCGAGAATTATCAACCATCAAAGTATTAGGATTTTTCGATAAAGAAGTTACGATGTATATCTATCGTGAAAATATTATTCTTACTTTAATGGGAATTGTTGTTGGTTCATTTTTAGGAGTCTTACTGCACAGCTTTGTATTAGATACCGCAGAAGTCGATCTCTTAATGTTTAGTCCAACCATTCAACCACTGAGTTATCTTTACTCAGGTATCATTACACTGATATTCTCTGGAATCGTTATGATCGCAATGCACTACAAACTCAAAAACGTCGATATGATCGAAGCCCTAAAATCAGTAGATTAA
- a CDS encoding ABC transporter substrate-binding protein produces the protein MKKRLVMGVAALSLLATACGTGSGSTTDEITIGSMFEKTGEVSAYGTAEANAVNLAIKEINEAGGLLDKKINLIEYDTKSDNTEAASIATKLATQDEAVVIVGPATTGAVKASTPAVTRAEVSLVTPSGTDDSLTIDESGKVQPNIFRTSFQDSFQGIALAEFATSELGAKKAVIIGDSSSDYALGLTKAFEGAFDGEIVAEENFTADDTDFNAILTRIKDLDFDFIYLPGYYNQAGLIIKQAREMGITQPILGADGFGNQALLELAGTENVDNVYYSAHYSPNSEDAQVKDFIEAYQAEYDTEPDMFAALAYDTAYLVAQAIEEAGEATPEAITTALEEMSEFDGVTGTFTFDEDHNPVKSTLVIELQDGVEVGNTEVTP, from the coding sequence ATGAAAAAAAGATTAGTAATGGGGGTTGCAGCTCTTTCACTTTTAGCTACAGCATGTGGTACTGGAAGTGGAAGTACTACAGACGAGATCACCATTGGTTCAATGTTTGAAAAAACGGGGGAAGTCTCAGCTTATGGGACAGCTGAAGCAAATGCTGTCAATTTAGCAATTAAAGAGATAAACGAAGCTGGTGGCCTATTAGATAAAAAAATTAATTTAATTGAATACGATACAAAATCGGATAATACAGAAGCGGCTAGTATTGCAACAAAATTAGCAACACAAGATGAAGCAGTTGTGATTGTGGGACCAGCAACTACTGGAGCGGTTAAAGCGTCGACTCCTGCTGTAACAAGAGCTGAGGTTAGTTTAGTTACTCCGTCTGGTACAGACGATAGTTTGACGATTGATGAAAGTGGCAAAGTTCAACCAAACATTTTCCGTACATCGTTTCAGGATTCTTTTCAAGGAATTGCTTTAGCAGAATTTGCAACAAGTGAGTTGGGAGCCAAAAAAGCTGTAATCATCGGTGACAGCTCAAGCGATTACGCTCTAGGATTAACAAAAGCTTTTGAAGGTGCTTTTGATGGTGAAATTGTAGCAGAAGAAAACTTTACTGCAGATGATACCGATTTTAACGCTATTCTAACTCGTATCAAAGATCTTGATTTTGATTTTATCTACTTGCCTGGTTATTATAATCAAGCTGGTTTAATCATCAAACAAGCTCGTGAAATGGGAATCACTCAGCCTATATTAGGGGCAGATGGATTTGGGAACCAAGCATTACTTGAATTAGCTGGAACAGAGAATGTTGATAATGTTTATTATTCAGCTCATTACTCGCCAAACAGTGAAGATGCTCAAGTAAAAGATTTTATTGAAGCTTATCAAGCTGAATACGATACAGAACCAGATATGTTTGCAGCTCTTGCCTATGATACGGCTTACCTTGTAGCTCAAGCCATTGAAGAAGCTGGAGAAGCAACTCCAGAAGCGATCACAACAGCACTTGAAGAAATGAGTGAATTTGATGGAGTTACGGGTACTTTTACATTTGACGAAGACCATAATCCTGTAAAATCAACTTTAGTTATTGAATTACAAGATGGTGTCGAAGTAGGAAATACTGAAGTTACACCCTAA
- a CDS encoding ABC transporter ATP-binding protein yields the protein MSFVEIKNEFKRYKMGETIIAANDGISFEIEQGEFAVIVGPSGAGKSTVLNILGGMDTADEGQILVDGTDIGKFNTKQLTQYRRDDVGFVFQFYNLVPNLTAIENVELASEISSKALDAKKVLEDVGLGHRLDNFPAQLSGGEQQRVAIARALAKQPKLLLCDEPTGALDYETGKQVLKILQDTCKETGTTVIVITHNKAIAPMANRMIEINNAKVRSVTINENPMSVADIEW from the coding sequence ATGTCTTTTGTAGAGATAAAAAATGAATTTAAACGTTATAAAATGGGTGAAACAATTATTGCCGCAAATGATGGCATCTCTTTTGAAATTGAACAAGGAGAATTTGCAGTCATTGTTGGACCAAGTGGTGCAGGAAAATCAACAGTCCTGAATATTTTAGGCGGAATGGATACAGCCGATGAAGGTCAGATTCTTGTGGACGGCACAGATATTGGCAAGTTTAATACAAAACAGCTTACGCAATACCGTCGAGACGACGTAGGATTTGTTTTTCAATTTTATAACTTAGTACCAAATTTGACAGCTATTGAAAATGTGGAATTGGCATCTGAGATCTCCAGTAAAGCGTTGGATGCAAAAAAGGTGTTAGAAGATGTTGGACTAGGTCATCGACTAGATAATTTTCCAGCACAATTATCAGGTGGAGAACAACAACGAGTAGCTATTGCTAGAGCTTTAGCTAAGCAGCCTAAACTCCTTTTATGTGATGAGCCAACTGGAGCATTAGATTATGAAACTGGAAAACAAGTGTTGAAAATATTACAAGATACTTGTAAAGAGACAGGGACAACAGTTATTGTCATCACACATAATAAAGCAATAGCACCAATGGCGAATCGAATGATTGAAATAAACAATGCAAAAGTACGTAGTGTGACTATTAATGAAAACCCTATGTCCGTAGCTGATATCGAATGGTAA
- a CDS encoding aromatic acid exporter family protein encodes MTVSLRAIKIALATTIAILIAQAFQLEYSVSAGVIAILSVLDTKKSSVTTALQRVGSTILALGVATILFQLLGFNTSVFGLYLLIYIPLAYKFKVEVGIAPCSVLVSHLLLEHSTSIGWITNELSLMIIGAGIAILFNLYMPSKETQLMQLRDEIEEKMKHVLISFDGVLRKGYTNEKVERLLKELRMELKKAEKMAYTQSNNQLFSQNEDYMIQYFDMRQQQVKVLAEMSTDLSVCSLPTKQNIILAGLFHQTANQLHESNPVVDIKKDIQAMLNDFRNSDLPSTREEFENRAALFILLNDFTRFIQIKKEFFEQQKNE; translated from the coding sequence ATGACCGTCTCGTTACGAGCAATAAAAATAGCGTTAGCAACGACAATTGCGATTTTGATCGCTCAGGCATTTCAACTAGAGTATAGTGTGTCAGCCGGAGTTATAGCAATTTTAAGTGTATTAGATACAAAGAAATCCTCTGTTACTACTGCACTGCAACGAGTAGGATCTACAATTTTAGCATTAGGCGTAGCGACAATACTTTTTCAATTACTTGGTTTCAATACTAGTGTATTTGGATTGTATCTTTTAATCTACATCCCTTTAGCTTATAAATTCAAGGTAGAGGTAGGAATCGCTCCGTGTTCTGTCCTTGTTTCTCATTTATTGCTGGAACACAGTACCTCTATTGGATGGATTACAAATGAGTTGTCATTGATGATCATAGGGGCAGGAATTGCCATTTTATTTAATTTGTATATGCCCTCAAAAGAAACTCAATTAATGCAGTTAAGAGATGAAATTGAGGAGAAGATGAAGCACGTTTTAATAAGTTTTGATGGGGTATTAAGAAAAGGCTACACCAATGAAAAAGTAGAACGCTTATTAAAAGAACTTCGTATGGAATTAAAAAAAGCAGAAAAAATGGCTTATACACAGTCGAATAACCAGTTGTTCAGTCAAAATGAAGACTATATGATACAGTACTTTGACATGCGTCAACAGCAAGTTAAAGTATTAGCAGAAATGTCGACAGATCTAAGTGTCTGTTCTTTGCCAACAAAACAAAATATAATCTTAGCGGGTTTATTTCATCAAACGGCTAACCAGCTACATGAAAGTAATCCTGTAGTAGATATAAAAAAAGATATTCAAGCTATGTTAAATGATTTTAGAAATAGCGATTTGCCTTCAACAAGAGAAGAGTTTGAGAACCGCGCAGCTCTATTTATCCTTTTAAATGATTTTACACGGTTTATTCAAATCAAAAAGGAATTTTTTGAACAACAAAAAAATGAGTAA